Proteins encoded by one window of Vibrio rumoiensis:
- a CDS encoding MFS transporter: protein MTISSVETKRIMTKKNRMMLLVVGVLLIAANLRAPVTGIAPMIELISNSFQLSATQAGLLTTLPLIAFALFAPPSAYLAKRFGVEYTIFFALVFIAVGLILRSLGGVSSLFLGTGFIGIGVSIGNVLLPIVVKRDFPMKVALMTSSYVLAMGIASALASAFSIPLANYHQIGWQWSLAALSVLSFVAMIVWLPQLANNQKPSAVTNTSVNSVNLWSNSLAWQVSFYLGCGSYFTYTMVAWLPSLLVQAGYSSTEAGVVHGVFQIGTALPGIFIIPLVAKLANQRMPAFGICFIAGVASVGLLMLPQFAYMWSFLLGLASGAWFILGLSFISFRTSSPLQATALSGMAQFLGYSLAAIGPMLAGYLHGLNNGWNEVIWMIVILCAVAGTIGLFAGRNTVIK, encoded by the coding sequence ATGACAATATCATCAGTAGAAACCAAAAGAATAATGACAAAGAAGAATCGAATGATGTTACTGGTGGTGGGGGTCTTGTTGATTGCCGCGAATCTACGAGCACCGGTAACAGGCATCGCGCCGATGATTGAGTTGATATCCAATTCTTTCCAACTATCAGCAACTCAAGCAGGATTACTCACAACACTGCCGTTAATTGCTTTTGCTTTATTTGCACCGCCATCGGCTTATTTAGCCAAACGCTTTGGCGTTGAATATACGATATTTTTTGCACTGGTTTTCATTGCGGTAGGGTTAATTCTCCGTTCGCTTGGTGGTGTCAGTAGTTTGTTTCTTGGGACAGGTTTTATTGGGATTGGTGTCAGTATCGGTAATGTACTGCTGCCGATTGTGGTAAAGCGAGATTTTCCAATGAAAGTGGCCTTGATGACGTCTAGTTATGTCTTAGCCATGGGGATAGCTTCTGCATTGGCATCGGCATTTTCTATTCCACTGGCCAATTATCATCAAATAGGTTGGCAATGGTCTTTAGCCGCGCTGAGCGTACTTTCCTTTGTTGCTATGATCGTTTGGTTACCGCAACTGGCAAATAATCAGAAACCTAGCGCCGTCACTAATACGAGCGTTAATTCAGTTAACTTATGGTCTAATTCATTAGCTTGGCAGGTTTCTTTTTATTTAGGCTGTGGTTCGTATTTTACCTACACGATGGTGGCTTGGTTACCGAGTTTACTGGTTCAGGCTGGTTATAGCTCTACTGAAGCGGGAGTGGTGCATGGTGTTTTTCAAATTGGTACAGCGCTTCCTGGAATATTCATCATTCCATTAGTTGCTAAGCTCGCTAATCAACGAATGCCGGCATTTGGGATTTGTTTTATCGCTGGCGTGGCATCTGTAGGGTTATTGATGCTGCCACAATTTGCTTACATGTGGTCATTTCTACTTGGGCTTGCTTCGGGAGCTTGGTTTATTTTAGGGTTATCATTTATCAGCTTTAGAACCAGCAGCCCATTACAAGCTACCGCGTTATCTGGTATGGCGCAATTTTTAGGTTATTCATTAGCGGCTATCGGGCCGATGCTTGCCGGGTATTTACATGGTTTGAATAATGGTTGGAATGAAGTGATTTGGATGATTGTTATTTTATGTGCAGTCGCTGGCACAATAGGTCTATTTGCAGGGCGGAATACCGTCATTAAATAA
- a CDS encoding TerC family protein yields the protein MLELFLQPETWAIFATLFALEIILGVDNIVFISVLCERLPVQQRKLARNLGISLAVLTRIALVFSISWVMSLTQPLLIIQDFSLTGRDLIMIAGGGFLLAKSAKELWSWLTHTEQAHSTHMRTGMAVVLLQIVAVDAVFSMDSVITAIGLTNEVPIMVAAILTSAIVMICIAEKINNLVIQYPGFKTLALLFLILLGGLLMAEGFTIHVNKGYVYFAMLFGLILELCHIQLKKKHSQEAQTKTHKPELKELSAS from the coding sequence ATGCTAGAACTCTTCTTACAACCAGAAACGTGGGCTATTTTTGCCACATTATTCGCACTTGAGATCATTTTAGGTGTGGATAACATCGTCTTTATCTCGGTATTATGCGAACGATTACCAGTACAGCAACGTAAACTTGCGAGGAACTTAGGTATCAGCTTGGCAGTATTAACTCGTATCGCTCTAGTGTTCTCAATTTCATGGGTAATGTCACTAACACAGCCCTTATTGATAATACAAGACTTTAGCTTAACTGGCCGTGATCTTATTATGATTGCAGGCGGTGGGTTTTTATTAGCTAAAAGTGCAAAAGAGTTATGGTCGTGGTTGACGCACACAGAACAAGCGCACTCAACTCATATGCGTACAGGTATGGCAGTCGTATTACTGCAAATCGTAGCCGTTGATGCTGTGTTTTCGATGGACTCAGTCATCACCGCGATAGGCTTAACCAATGAAGTACCTATCATGGTCGCTGCTATTTTAACATCAGCGATTGTCATGATTTGCATTGCGGAAAAGATCAATAATCTCGTCATCCAATACCCTGGATTTAAGACGCTAGCATTATTATTCTTAATTTTGCTTGGAGGGCTTTTAATGGCAGAAGGCTTCACTATTCATGTCAACAAAGGCTATGTTTACTTTGCGATGTTATTTGGTTTAATTCTCGAGCTTTGTCATATACAGCTTAAAAAGAAACACAGCCAAGAGGCTCAGACTAAAACCCATAAACCAGAATTAAAAGAGCTTTCTGCCTCGTAA
- the asnS gene encoding asparagine--tRNA ligase, with protein sequence MTYAPVADVLSGKLAVDSEITVRGWIRTRRDSKAGISFLAIYDGSCFDPIQAVVPNELNNYNDEVLKLTTGCSVEVTGKIVESPAKGQDFELSATAVKVVGWVEDADTYPMAKTRHSIEYLREVAHLRPRTNVIGAVARVRNCLSQAIHRFYHENGYFWMSAPLITASDAEGAGEMFRVSTLDQANLPLTDKGDVDYDKDFFGKETFLTVSGQLNAEAYACALSKVYTFGPTFRAENSNTSRHLAEFWMVEPEVAFADLNDVAKLAEDMLKYVFKAVLAERRDDLEFFASRIDKEAITRLEQFVESDFAQVDYTDAIQILLDSGREFEFPVEWGIDMSSEHERFLAEEHFKAPVIVKNYPKDIKAFYMRMNDDGKTVAAMDVLAPGIGEIIGGSQREERLEVLDARMVEMGIDPEHMSWYRDLRRYGTVPHAGFGLGFERLVSYVTGMGNVRDVIPFPRTPRSANF encoded by the coding sequence ATGACTTACGCGCCTGTAGCAGACGTACTAAGCGGTAAATTAGCCGTAGACAGTGAAATCACTGTACGTGGTTGGATCCGTACACGTCGTGATTCCAAAGCTGGAATCTCATTCCTTGCCATTTATGACGGCTCTTGTTTCGACCCGATTCAGGCCGTGGTCCCTAATGAATTAAATAATTACAATGATGAAGTGCTAAAACTGACCACAGGTTGCTCAGTTGAAGTAACGGGTAAAATTGTAGAATCACCAGCCAAAGGCCAAGACTTTGAATTATCGGCAACCGCAGTAAAAGTGGTTGGTTGGGTTGAAGATGCTGATACTTACCCAATGGCTAAAACTCGCCACTCAATTGAGTACTTACGTGAAGTTGCCCACCTTCGTCCTCGCACAAATGTGATCGGTGCGGTTGCACGTGTTCGTAACTGTTTATCTCAAGCTATCCACCGCTTCTACCATGAAAATGGTTATTTCTGGATGTCAGCCCCTCTCATTACCGCTTCTGATGCAGAAGGCGCAGGTGAAATGTTCCGAGTTTCAACACTCGATCAAGCAAACCTGCCTCTCACTGACAAAGGTGACGTTGATTACGATAAAGACTTCTTCGGTAAAGAAACATTCCTTACCGTTTCTGGCCAGCTAAATGCTGAAGCTTATGCTTGTGCATTAAGTAAAGTCTACACTTTCGGCCCAACGTTCCGTGCCGAAAACTCCAACACGAGTCGCCACTTAGCGGAATTCTGGATGGTTGAGCCTGAAGTGGCATTTGCTGACTTGAATGATGTCGCGAAACTGGCCGAAGACATGCTGAAATACGTCTTCAAAGCCGTGCTTGCTGAGCGTCGTGATGATCTTGAGTTCTTTGCTTCTCGCATCGATAAAGAAGCCATTACACGCCTAGAGCAATTTGTTGAATCTGACTTTGCACAAGTCGATTACACGGATGCTATCCAAATCTTGCTTGATTCTGGTCGTGAATTCGAATTCCCTGTTGAATGGGGTATCGACATGTCTTCTGAGCACGAGCGCTTCCTTGCTGAAGAACACTTCAAAGCGCCAGTGATCGTGAAAAACTACCCGAAAGACATTAAAGCTTTCTACATGCGTATGAATGATGACGGTAAAACGGTTGCGGCTATGGATGTACTAGCACCAGGTATTGGTGAAATCATCGGTGGTTCTCAGCGTGAAGAACGTTTAGAGGTATTAGATGCTCGTATGGTTGAAATGGGTATCGATCCTGAGCACATGTCTTGGTATCGTGACCTACGCCGCTACGGTACAGTGCCACACGCAGGTTTCGGGCTTGGTTTTGAGCGTTTAGTTTCTTACGTTACCGGTATGGGTAACGTTCGTGATGTGATCCCATTCCCACGTACACCACGTAGTGCAAACTTCTAA
- a CDS encoding RidA family protein → MTINRVNPCARWSDVTVYNGIAHFVEVPETDTSVGIREQAQQVFAQAEEMLAAANSDKSRILSCTIYLTDFANIDEFNQEWEAWLPEGSAPSRACVKAELANPEYLVEIAFVAAAK, encoded by the coding sequence ATGACAATTAATCGAGTGAACCCTTGTGCACGTTGGTCTGATGTGACGGTTTATAATGGCATCGCCCATTTTGTCGAAGTACCTGAAACGGATACCAGCGTTGGGATTAGGGAGCAGGCTCAACAAGTGTTTGCTCAAGCAGAAGAAATGTTAGCGGCCGCAAATAGTGATAAATCACGTATTTTATCATGCACCATATATCTCACTGACTTCGCGAATATTGATGAATTTAATCAAGAATGGGAAGCTTGGTTACCTGAGGGCAGTGCACCAAGCCGAGCGTGTGTGAAAGCAGAACTTGCGAATCCTGAATATTTGGTGGAGATTGCGTTTGTCGCTGCTGCGAAATAA
- a CDS encoding L-serine ammonia-lyase: MISVFDIYKIGVGPSSSHTVGPMKAGKQFIDDLTEQGKLHDITKITVDVYGSLSLTGKGHHTDIAIIMGLAGNTPEHVDIDAIPSFMARVEETERLPIGMDSHTVDFPKDGGMNFQKTNLSLHENGMTLHAWIGDEVVYTKTYYSIGGGFIVDEENFGKKIESSYNVPYEFNSAMELVTLCKEHGLSISTLVMKNESAQYSQDEVCTYFANIWKTMRECMEKGMNTEGILPGPLRVPRRAAALRQQLMTSSNTSTDPMAVIDWVNMYAFAVNEENAAGGRVVTAPTNGACGIIPAVLAYYDKFIQPVTEKDYIRYFAASGAIGGLYKQNASISGAEVGCQGEVGVACSMAAAGLAELLGGSPEQVCMAAEIGMEHNLGLTCDPVAGQVQVPCIERNGIAAVKAINSTRMAMRRSSEPRVSLDKVIETMLETGKDMNAKYRETSQGGLAVKVIC; the protein is encoded by the coding sequence ATGATCAGTGTTTTTGATATCTACAAAATTGGTGTTGGCCCATCCAGTTCTCACACGGTTGGCCCTATGAAAGCCGGTAAACAGTTTATCGATGATCTTACGGAGCAAGGTAAACTGCATGATATTACAAAAATTACTGTCGATGTTTACGGTTCATTATCACTGACAGGGAAAGGTCACCATACTGATATCGCTATCATTATGGGTCTGGCAGGTAACACGCCAGAACACGTAGATATTGACGCCATCCCGAGCTTCATGGCTCGTGTTGAAGAAACAGAACGCTTGCCTATTGGTATGGATAGTCACACCGTCGATTTTCCAAAAGATGGCGGTATGAATTTCCAAAAGACCAACCTTTCATTGCACGAAAATGGCATGACTTTGCATGCTTGGATCGGCGACGAAGTAGTTTATACGAAAACCTACTACTCAATTGGTGGTGGTTTTATTGTTGATGAAGAAAATTTTGGTAAGAAAATTGAGTCATCATACAACGTGCCTTACGAATTTAATTCTGCGATGGAATTAGTCACACTATGTAAAGAACATGGTTTATCGATCAGTACTTTAGTGATGAAGAATGAAAGCGCTCAATATTCTCAAGATGAAGTTTGTACTTATTTCGCAAATATTTGGAAAACCATGCGTGAGTGTATGGAAAAAGGCATGAATACCGAGGGAATTTTACCTGGCCCGCTACGTGTACCACGTCGTGCAGCTGCCCTACGCCAACAATTGATGACGTCATCGAATACGTCAACCGATCCCATGGCGGTGATTGACTGGGTTAACATGTATGCTTTCGCGGTTAATGAAGAAAATGCTGCTGGTGGTCGTGTCGTTACCGCACCTACCAATGGGGCATGTGGCATTATTCCAGCAGTATTAGCTTACTACGATAAGTTCATTCAACCCGTCACAGAAAAAGACTACATCCGTTACTTCGCAGCTTCGGGAGCCATTGGTGGTTTGTATAAACAAAATGCATCTATTTCAGGCGCTGAAGTCGGTTGCCAAGGCGAAGTTGGTGTCGCTTGTTCAATGGCAGCAGCTGGCCTTGCTGAATTACTTGGTGGCAGTCCTGAACAAGTTTGCATGGCGGCAGAAATTGGCATGGAGCATAACTTAGGCTTAACTTGTGACCCTGTTGCAGGCCAAGTACAAGTGCCTTGTATTGAACGTAATGGTATTGCTGCAGTAAAAGCGATTAACTCAACTCGCATGGCAATGCGCCGTTCCTCTGAGCCACGCGTGTCTCTGGATAAAGTTATCGAAACCATGCTCGAAACGGGTAAAGATATGAACGCTAAATATCGTGAAACATCCCAAGGTGGTTTAGCGGTCAAAGTGATTTGTTGA
- a CDS encoding aromatic amino acid transport family protein — translation MNTKTINAVAEDISTSSKWTYQDFSWVLSLFGTAVGAGVLFLPIKAGAGGFWPLVILAVIAMPMIWLAHKGLARFVLSAKNPDADITDTVEEHFGKTGATIITFAYFFAIYPIVLIYGVGITNTVDSFLVNQLGFESIPRWLLSGALITLMTCGVLFGKELMLKVTSLMVYPLVFILLALSIFLIPEWNTSMTEVTPNWAEMPKIIWLAIPIIVFSFNHSPIISQFTKEQRRVYGNDAMKKTDMITGGAATMLMAFVMFFVFSVVLSLTPEQLGEAQAQNISVLSYLANIHSSPMISYLGPIVAFAAITSSYFGHFLGAHEGLVGLVKSRSKLTETKANKVSLLFIVLTTWVISIINPSILGMIESMGAPMIAAILFIMPIYAMRKVPAMAKFKTSTFAQIFTAICGVAAITSVIYGSF, via the coding sequence ATGAATACTAAAACCATTAATGCTGTAGCTGAGGACATTTCAACCTCGAGTAAATGGACCTACCAAGATTTTTCTTGGGTACTATCTTTATTTGGCACCGCCGTTGGTGCTGGCGTGTTATTTCTACCGATTAAAGCTGGAGCGGGTGGTTTTTGGCCACTGGTAATTCTAGCGGTAATCGCCATGCCGATGATTTGGCTAGCGCATAAAGGTTTAGCGCGTTTCGTACTCTCTGCGAAAAATCCCGATGCGGATATTACCGATACGGTTGAAGAACATTTTGGTAAAACCGGTGCCACCATCATTACTTTCGCTTACTTCTTTGCTATTTACCCTATTGTTCTAATCTATGGTGTTGGCATAACCAATACAGTTGATTCATTCTTAGTCAATCAATTGGGTTTTGAATCGATTCCACGTTGGTTATTATCCGGCGCCTTAATTACCTTGATGACTTGCGGTGTTCTCTTTGGAAAAGAGTTAATGCTAAAAGTGACCTCCTTGATGGTTTACCCTTTGGTTTTCATCCTGCTTGCTCTCTCTATCTTCTTAATTCCGGAATGGAACACCAGCATGACGGAAGTAACACCAAACTGGGCAGAAATGCCAAAAATCATTTGGTTAGCCATTCCTATAATTGTGTTCTCTTTTAATCACAGCCCGATTATCAGCCAGTTTACTAAAGAACAACGTCGTGTTTATGGCAATGACGCAATGAAAAAAACCGATATGATCACCGGTGGCGCAGCAACCATGTTGATGGCATTTGTGATGTTCTTTGTATTTTCTGTGGTTTTATCTCTAACACCTGAGCAATTAGGTGAAGCCCAAGCGCAAAACATCAGCGTATTATCTTACTTAGCCAATATCCATTCTTCACCAATGATTTCTTACCTGGGCCCTATCGTGGCATTTGCTGCGATCACTTCAAGCTACTTTGGTCATTTCTTAGGGGCTCACGAAGGTTTAGTTGGCTTAGTTAAATCACGCTCTAAATTGACTGAAACAAAGGCTAACAAAGTTTCATTACTCTTCATTGTGTTGACTACATGGGTCATTTCGATCATTAACCCAAGCATCTTAGGTATGATTGAATCAATGGGCGCCCCAATGATTGCGGCAATCCTGTTTATTATGCCAATTTATGCAATGCGTAAAGTCCCTGCTATGGCGAAGTTTAAAACCTCAACTTTCGCACAAATCTTTACAGCTATTTGTGGTGTTGCAGCGATTACTTCTGTAATCTACGGCTCCTTTTGA
- a CDS encoding CoA pyrophosphatase codes for MLMKKEELLRQFSLNIPANYQPESLLRVAHLDASQLRKAAVLIPCVDRPQGLSVIFTKRASHLKSHPGQISFPGGKYEFFDHSLADTALREAHEEIGLHPSQVSIIGQLPALITISRFNVTPFVAFVEDGYQSLIDKNEVDYIFEVPANYLFNPDNLYSKKMQIKGTAHRIFAINYQRHFIWGVTAQIIQALQSQLDIKNMMPSHITNSRDYLAHISP; via the coding sequence ATGCTTATGAAAAAAGAAGAATTATTACGCCAATTTTCACTAAACATTCCTGCTAATTATCAACCTGAAAGCCTCCTTCGAGTGGCGCATTTAGATGCTTCTCAATTAAGAAAAGCGGCCGTGCTCATTCCTTGTGTTGATCGCCCTCAAGGCTTATCGGTAATATTCACTAAACGCGCTTCACATCTAAAAAGCCACCCAGGACAAATCAGCTTCCCCGGCGGTAAATACGAGTTTTTTGATCATTCCCTCGCCGATACGGCCTTAAGAGAAGCCCATGAAGAAATTGGCTTACACCCAAGCCAAGTCAGCATTATTGGTCAGTTACCTGCGTTGATAACGATTAGCCGCTTTAATGTCACCCCGTTCGTCGCCTTTGTTGAAGATGGTTATCAAAGCCTTATCGATAAAAATGAAGTCGATTATATCTTTGAGGTTCCAGCGAATTACTTATTTAATCCCGACAACCTTTATAGTAAAAAAATGCAAATAAAAGGGACGGCGCATCGTATCTTTGCCATCAATTACCAAAGGCATTTTATATGGGGAGTCACCGCTCAAATCATTCAAGCTTTACAATCTCAATTAGATATTAAAAATATGATGCCTTCACACATTACAAACTCGAGAGATTATTTAGCGCATATTTCACCCTAA
- the pabB gene encoding aminodeoxychorismate synthase component 1, whose product MKKQNNPNMTQNNSSTHQDRIKIKHISYSASLAKHYFATIEHLPWAMLLRSAADGHPNNRYDILVANPTAKLLTYGDATQIHQKNNDEWQEEHSKEDPFTLLSHYQQTLLPEHPSIDDVPFIGGALGYFGYDLGRRVEKMPALAEHDIPTADMAIGLYEWALIVDHQLKQAYFVGQNIEQHQAWLESQHSQPSKAFTLTSDWQSNMTKASYIEKFNTIQEYLRSGDCYQINLAQRFNAQYQGSEWLAYQALEESNHAPFSAFIRTDETTLISISPERFLELNQNVIETKPIKGTRPRSNDAKQDCQFAEQLKNAEKDQAENLMIVDLLRNDIGRVAQPGSVTVPELFAIESFPAVHHLVSTIRAILDKDQCASDLLRACFPGGSITGAPKIRAMEIIEELEPHRRNTYCGSIGYISRCGRMDTNITIRTLVAYRQQLYAWAGGGIVADSEAESEYQETLDKVSRILPTLSNL is encoded by the coding sequence ATGAAAAAGCAAAATAATCCCAATATGACTCAAAACAACTCAAGCACACATCAAGACCGTATAAAGATTAAGCACATTTCTTATTCGGCATCTTTAGCTAAGCATTATTTTGCTACCATCGAACACTTGCCTTGGGCCATGCTATTGCGCTCAGCTGCGGATGGCCACCCTAATAATCGCTACGATATTTTAGTGGCGAATCCAACGGCCAAGTTACTCACTTATGGTGATGCCACTCAAATCCATCAAAAAAACAATGATGAATGGCAAGAGGAACACTCAAAAGAGGATCCGTTTACTTTACTATCCCATTACCAACAAACATTACTACCAGAACACCCAAGCATTGATGACGTACCTTTCATAGGTGGTGCTTTAGGTTACTTTGGTTATGATCTCGGTCGTCGGGTCGAGAAGATGCCCGCTTTGGCTGAACACGACATTCCAACCGCAGATATGGCCATTGGTTTATATGAATGGGCCTTGATCGTCGATCATCAATTAAAACAAGCCTATTTCGTTGGGCAGAATATCGAGCAACATCAGGCTTGGTTAGAGTCACAACACAGCCAGCCTAGCAAAGCATTTACTTTAACCTCTGACTGGCAGTCAAATATGACCAAAGCGTCGTATATTGAAAAATTCAACACCATTCAAGAATACCTACGTTCAGGCGATTGCTATCAAATCAATCTTGCTCAGCGATTCAATGCTCAATATCAAGGGTCTGAATGGCTGGCTTATCAAGCACTTGAAGAGTCCAATCATGCGCCTTTTTCTGCATTTATTCGTACCGATGAAACAACATTAATCAGTATTTCTCCAGAACGCTTTCTAGAATTAAACCAAAATGTGATTGAAACCAAGCCAATTAAAGGCACTCGCCCACGTTCAAACGATGCAAAACAAGACTGTCAATTCGCTGAACAGCTTAAAAATGCTGAGAAAGATCAAGCAGAAAACTTAATGATTGTTGACTTGTTACGCAATGATATTGGTCGTGTCGCCCAACCCGGATCTGTCACCGTACCAGAGTTATTTGCGATTGAAAGCTTCCCAGCAGTGCATCATTTAGTGAGTACAATCCGTGCTATACTCGATAAAGATCAATGTGCTAGCGATTTGCTTCGCGCCTGTTTTCCTGGCGGCTCGATTACTGGTGCGCCCAAAATTCGCGCGATGGAAATTATTGAAGAATTAGAGCCTCACCGCCGTAATACCTATTGTGGAAGTATTGGATATATCAGCCGCTGCGGTCGCATGGATACCAATATCACAATTAGAACTTTAGTGGCGTATCGGCAGCAACTTTATGCTTGGGCTGGTGGTGGAATCGTCGCCGATAGCGAAGCGGAATCGGAATATCAAGAAACGCTCGATAAAGTCAGCCGAATTTTGCCTACGTTATCTAACCTATAA
- a CDS encoding fumarate hydratase produces MTVIRKQDVISSVADALQYISYYHPMDFIQALEKAYHKEESQAAKDAIAQILINSRMAAEGHRPICQDTGIVTCFVNIGMDVRWDETDMTVQQMVDEGIRQAYTNPDNPLRASVLSDPAGKRINTKDNTPGVVHINMVPGNKVEIQIAAKGGGSENKTKMVMLNPSDDIAEWVEKTLPAMGAGWCPPGMLGIGIGGTAEKAAVLAKESLMEHIDIHELIERGPQNAEEELRLDIFNRVNKLGIGAQGLGGLTTVVDVKIKTAPTHAASKPVCLIPNCAATRHVHFTLDGSGPAELTPPKLEDWPQITWEAGENTRRVNLDTITKEDVLQWRTGETVLLSGKILTGRDAAHKRIQGMLQSGEGLPEGVDLKNKFIYYVGPVDAVGDEVVGPAGPTTSTRMDKFTDMMLEETGIMGMIGKAERGADTVESIKKHQSVYLMAVGGAAYLVAKAIKKARVVAFEDLGMEAIYEFEVEDMPVTVAVDSTGANAHQIGPDTWKVKIAEMEK; encoded by the coding sequence ATGACCGTCATTCGTAAGCAAGATGTGATCAGCAGTGTGGCTGACGCTCTCCAATATATTTCGTACTACCATCCAATGGATTTTATTCAAGCGCTTGAAAAAGCGTATCACAAGGAAGAGAGCCAAGCTGCGAAAGATGCGATTGCTCAAATCTTAATAAACTCACGTATGGCTGCAGAAGGGCATCGTCCGATTTGTCAGGATACGGGTATTGTGACTTGTTTCGTTAATATTGGTATGGACGTTCGTTGGGATGAAACCGATATGACGGTTCAGCAAATGGTAGATGAAGGCATTCGTCAAGCCTACACCAATCCCGATAATCCATTGCGTGCATCGGTACTTTCTGATCCTGCTGGCAAGCGTATTAACACCAAAGATAACACGCCGGGTGTGGTACATATCAACATGGTACCGGGTAATAAAGTTGAGATTCAAATCGCGGCAAAAGGCGGCGGTTCTGAAAACAAAACTAAAATGGTGATGTTAAACCCATCCGATGATATCGCGGAATGGGTAGAGAAAACGTTACCGGCGATGGGAGCGGGTTGGTGTCCACCGGGTATGCTTGGCATAGGCATTGGCGGTACGGCTGAGAAAGCAGCGGTATTGGCAAAAGAATCCTTGATGGAACATATCGATATTCATGAATTGATCGAACGTGGCCCACAAAACGCGGAAGAAGAATTACGTTTAGATATCTTTAACCGAGTTAATAAACTGGGTATTGGTGCACAAGGTCTTGGCGGTTTAACGACGGTCGTCGATGTGAAAATTAAAACGGCGCCAACTCACGCAGCGTCTAAACCTGTGTGTTTAATTCCAAACTGTGCAGCGACACGTCACGTACATTTCACTCTTGATGGTTCTGGTCCTGCAGAATTAACGCCACCAAAACTAGAAGATTGGCCTCAAATTACTTGGGAAGCGGGTGAAAATACCCGTCGAGTGAATCTCGATACCATTACTAAAGAAGATGTTCTTCAGTGGCGTACCGGTGAAACAGTATTGCTATCGGGTAAGATCCTAACCGGTCGTGATGCGGCGCATAAACGTATTCAAGGTATGCTACAAAGTGGCGAAGGTTTACCTGAAGGTGTCGATCTTAAAAACAAATTCATTTACTACGTAGGTCCAGTTGATGCCGTGGGAGATGAAGTCGTTGGCCCAGCAGGCCCGACAACGTCAACGCGCATGGATAAGTTTACCGATATGATGCTTGAAGAAACCGGCATTATGGGCATGATCGGTAAAGCGGAACGTGGCGCAGACACTGTCGAATCGATCAAAAAGCATCAATCAGTCTACCTAATGGCGGTTGGTGGTGCGGCTTACTTGGTGGCGAAAGCGATTAAGAAAGCTCGTGTAGTAGCCTTTGAAGATCTTGGTATGGAAGCGATTTACGAGTTTGAAGTGGAAGATATGCCAGTGACAGTCGCAGTCGACTCAACCGGCGCTAATGCTCACCAAATCGGTCCTGATACTTGGAAGGTCAAAATCGCTGAGATGGAAAAATAA